Proteins from a single region of Gossypium arboreum isolate Shixiya-1 chromosome 1, ASM2569848v2, whole genome shotgun sequence:
- the LOC108468796 gene encoding thaumatin-like protein 1: MDILFFSIYLVSLISFFHGTSGSTFTLVNKCDYTVWPGILGNTQLDSTGFELPSGGSRSLQAPPSWSGRFWGRTGCASDQTTGQLICQTGDCGSSQIECNGRGATPPATLAEFTTGSSTQDFYDVSLVDGYNLPLIVEPSGGLGMCFSTGCINDLNRQCPSELRVDSGEACKSACEAFGTPQYCCSGPYATPDTCKPSVYSEMFKTACPKAYSYAYDDATSTFTCTGADYTITFCPSSTSQKSESNTIPTTATTYGSITRSGEVSSEEKGSWLPYLLTGDSSKSLSDAVFHTTLLAIFLVFLS, encoded by the exons ATGGATATTCTGTTCTTTTCCATTTATTTAGTAAGTTTGATCTCCTTCTTCCATG GGACTTCAGGGAGTACATTTACACTTGTAAATAAATGTGATTACACAGTTTGGCCTGGTATCCTTGGCAACACCCAGTTAGATAGCACAGGTTTCGAGCTACCATCCGGGGGGTCACGGTCCTTACAGGCGCCGCCCAGTTGGTCAGGTCGGTTCTGGGGGAGAACCGGTTGCGCATCGGACCAAACCACAGGCCAACTCATTTGCCAAACTGGTGACTGTGGTTCCAGCCAAATTGAATGCAATGGTAGAGGCGCCACTCCCCCTGCCACCTTAGCTGAGTTCACGACAGGGTCAAGCACCCAGGACTTTTACGATGTCAGTTTAGTTGATGGCTACAACTTACCATTGATCGTCGAGCCGAGCGGTGGGTTGGGCATGTGCTTCTCAACAGGGTGCATCAATGACTTAAACCGCCAGTGCCCGTCGGAGTTAAGGGTCGATTCGGGAGAGGCTTGTAAGAGTGCATGCGAGGCTTTTGGGACGCCCCAGTATTGCTGCAGTGGCCCCTACGCCACACCCGACACCTGTAAACCATCTGTTTATTCGGAGATGTTCAAGACGGCTTGCCCAAAAGCGTATAGCTACGCGTATGATGATGCTACCAGTACGTTTACATGTACGGGAGCTGATTATACGATCACATTCTGCCCTTCATCAACAAG TCAAAAATCTGAGAGCAATACAATCCCAACAACAGCGACGACATATGGATCTATTACAAGGTCAGGAGAGGTTTCAAGTGAAGAAAAAGGTTCATGGTTACCATATTTACTTACGGGAGATTCTTCCAAGTCTCTTTCTGATGCTGTTTTTCACACCACGTTGTTGGCCATTTTCTTGGTCTTCCTCTCTTAG